The following proteins are co-located in the Lentibacillus sp. JNUCC-1 genome:
- a CDS encoding ABC transporter ATP-binding protein, translating into MVDEKVLSLEDLTMTFPGKTVLKGINLDVYRGQIIGYIGPNGAGKSTTLKIMLGLLDGYKGHVEILGQDIAKSDHTYKRKIGYVPENADLYDNLTACEYLVFSGELYGLARENAETKARQLLNEFDMLDVCDTRLSSFSKGMRQKVLLISSLLHDPDLIFLDEPLNGLDANSVMVVKDVLEQLAAKGKTIFYSSHIMDVVEKISNRIVLIVDGQIKADGSFEELREQSKAGSLEAVFNELTGFNEHKETARKFVDIIMDGAADAEL; encoded by the coding sequence ATGGTTGATGAGAAAGTATTGTCACTTGAAGACTTAACGATGACATTTCCTGGAAAAACAGTGTTAAAAGGCATTAACCTGGACGTGTACAGGGGACAAATAATAGGCTATATTGGCCCCAATGGTGCGGGAAAGAGTACAACGCTGAAGATCATGCTTGGTCTTTTGGACGGTTATAAAGGCCATGTTGAAATACTCGGCCAAGATATTGCCAAGAGTGATCATACATACAAACGTAAAATCGGCTATGTGCCTGAGAACGCGGATCTTTACGACAACCTCACCGCTTGTGAGTATCTGGTGTTCTCTGGAGAATTGTATGGTTTAGCTCGAGAAAATGCTGAAACTAAGGCCCGTCAACTGCTAAATGAATTTGACATGCTCGATGTATGTGACACGCGTTTATCTTCTTTTTCAAAAGGGATGCGACAAAAAGTGCTGTTGATTTCGAGCTTACTTCATGACCCGGATTTGATTTTCCTTGATGAGCCCTTGAACGGCTTGGATGCTAACAGTGTCATGGTTGTTAAAGATGTACTCGAGCAGTTGGCAGCCAAGGGGAAAACGATTTTTTATTCCTCTCATATTATGGATGTCGTTGAGAAGATCAGTAATCGCATCGTATTGATTGTTGATGGGCAGATCAAGGCAGATGGCTCATTTGAAGAGTTAAGGGAACAGAGCAAGGCAGGCTCACTGGAAGCTGTATTTAATGAATTGACAGGGTTTAACGAACATAAAGAAACTGCCCGTAAATTCGTGGATATTATCATGGACGGTGCTGCCGATGCAGAACTTTAA
- a CDS encoding YlbF family regulator, translating into MANITERAHDLEQAIRDSEEFQALQSAFEVVMQDDIARNMFHEFRNTQMTLQEKQMMGEDITEEEVQNAKQVVERVQQHEGISALMEKEEQMNQVVNEISQIITKPLEDLYGTQAENENN; encoded by the coding sequence ATGGCTAATATTACAGAACGTGCGCACGATCTTGAACAAGCCATCAGAGACAGCGAGGAATTTCAGGCGCTTCAGTCTGCCTTTGAAGTTGTTATGCAAGATGATATCGCGCGCAACATGTTTCATGAGTTTCGCAACACGCAAATGACACTTCAGGAAAAACAAATGATGGGCGAAGATATAACAGAAGAAGAAGTGCAAAACGCCAAACAAGTGGTTGAGCGTGTTCAACAGCATGAAGGCATTTCAGCACTGATGGAAAAGGAAGAACAAATGAATCAGGTTGTTAACGAAATCAGCCAGATCATTACTAAGCCCCTGGAAGACCTTTACGGAACACAAGCTGAAAATGAAAACAACTAA
- a CDS encoding PucR family transcriptional regulator: MKANLQKLFPELVDIADQPDVAYEAYEWFKTPAEEVLGFPKAALTERDSMYLATFMKTVNPVLPNMTANERFWNDLVHRRSRKETVNNNKQSYRFVYFAFPPDRIHPDVFKEAIQELFNKEIPMLWITDYSGVLIESPVENGEEAISYEQIIDILMSDLYMKLHFFVGPITTDYTTAPDLYNNIIVAAETAFQSSDQAVLSYTEALPAVLLNHLSMKKQQLIEQAVLGEFAEDPDMLKTLGAFVSCNMNVSTTAKKLYMHRNSLQYRLDKFIEKTGIDIRQFPEAVSVHLALLANKIH, from the coding sequence ATGAAAGCAAATTTACAAAAATTGTTTCCTGAACTTGTCGATATCGCTGATCAGCCTGACGTTGCCTACGAAGCGTATGAGTGGTTTAAAACACCTGCAGAAGAAGTGCTTGGGTTTCCAAAAGCGGCACTGACGGAACGTGATTCCATGTATCTTGCCACATTTATGAAAACAGTAAATCCCGTATTGCCGAACATGACAGCAAATGAACGCTTTTGGAATGATCTGGTCCATCGGCGCTCCCGGAAAGAAACAGTCAATAATAATAAGCAATCTTATCGATTTGTATATTTTGCTTTTCCTCCAGATCGAATTCATCCGGATGTATTTAAAGAAGCCATACAAGAACTGTTTAATAAGGAAATACCAATGCTATGGATTACGGATTACTCTGGCGTTTTAATTGAATCTCCCGTCGAAAATGGTGAAGAAGCCATTTCATATGAGCAGATAATTGACATTCTTATGAGTGATTTATACATGAAACTCCACTTTTTCGTGGGCCCGATTACAACAGATTATACGACCGCACCAGACCTTTACAACAATATTATTGTCGCAGCAGAAACAGCTTTTCAATCATCTGATCAAGCTGTGTTGTCATATACGGAAGCTTTGCCTGCTGTTCTGCTGAACCACTTGTCTATGAAAAAACAGCAATTAATTGAACAAGCTGTCCTCGGTGAGTTTGCGGAAGATCCAGACATGCTTAAGACATTAGGTGCCTTTGTGAGCTGCAATATGAATGTTTCGACTACAGCTAAAAAGCTTTATATGCACCGTAACAGTCTACAATATCGATTGGACAAGTTTATAGAAAAAACAGGGATTGACATTCGGCAGTTCCCTGAGGCCGTCAGTGTCCACTTGGCTCTATTGGCTAATAAAATACACTAA
- a CDS encoding ABC transporter ATP-binding protein gives MAELRLDKIKKVFDKDVVAVNDFDLHIKDKEFIVFVGPSGCGKSTTLRMVAGLEEISEGELYIDDKKMNDVAPKDRDIAMVFQNYALYPHMNVYDNMAFGLKLRKFKKDEIKERVDNAAKILGLEGYLDRKPKALSGGQRQRVALGRAIVRDAKVFLMDEPLSNLDAKLRVQMRAEIQKLHRRLQTTTIYVTHDQTEAMTMATRLVVMKDGIIQQVGAPKEVYDLPENVFVGGFIGSPSMNFLTGKLEEGYFLMGDLRIKVPEGKMKMLREQNFVNKDVILGIRPEDIHDELAFINSSPETKITADIDVAELMGSESFLYSKVDEQDFVARIDSRTDIDGGDSIDLALDMNRVHFFDPETELRIR, from the coding sequence ATGGCTGAACTGAGATTAGATAAAATTAAAAAAGTATTCGACAAAGACGTCGTTGCGGTGAATGATTTTGATTTACATATTAAAGACAAGGAGTTCATCGTATTCGTCGGGCCTTCAGGGTGCGGTAAATCAACCACATTGCGTATGGTGGCCGGACTTGAAGAAATTTCAGAAGGTGAATTGTATATTGATGACAAGAAAATGAACGATGTTGCTCCTAAAGACCGTGATATTGCGATGGTATTCCAGAACTATGCGCTCTATCCACACATGAACGTTTACGATAACATGGCATTCGGTCTTAAGCTCCGTAAGTTTAAAAAGGATGAAATTAAAGAACGCGTTGATAACGCCGCCAAAATACTCGGATTGGAAGGGTATTTGGACAGAAAACCAAAAGCACTTTCTGGTGGTCAGCGCCAGCGTGTTGCACTTGGCCGGGCTATTGTTCGTGACGCCAAGGTCTTCCTCATGGACGAACCGTTATCAAACCTGGACGCAAAGTTACGTGTGCAAATGCGTGCTGAAATTCAAAAATTGCACCGCCGTCTGCAAACAACAACGATCTATGTGACACACGACCAGACAGAAGCAATGACCATGGCCACGCGCCTTGTTGTTATGAAGGATGGTATTATTCAGCAGGTTGGAGCTCCAAAAGAAGTTTACGACCTCCCTGAGAATGTCTTTGTCGGTGGCTTCATTGGTTCCCCGTCCATGAACTTCCTAACCGGAAAATTGGAAGAAGGATACTTTTTAATGGGGGATCTGCGTATTAAAGTACCTGAAGGCAAGATGAAGATGCTGCGTGAACAAAACTTTGTTAATAAAGACGTTATACTTGGAATCCGTCCTGAGGACATTCACGACGAACTGGCATTTATCAATTCATCTCCAGAAACAAAAATCACAGCAGACATTGATGTCGCTGAACTCATGGGTTCCGAATCATTCCTTTATTCCAAAGTAGACGAACAGGACTTCGTAGCCCGCATTGACTCAAGAACCGACATCGACGGCGGCGACTCAATCGACCTCGCCCTCGACATGAACCGCGTACACTTCTTCGATCCCGAAACAGAATTAAGAATCCGATAA
- a CDS encoding alpha/beta-type small acid-soluble spore protein, protein MANNNSNQLVVPGAQQALDQMKTEIAQEFGVSLGPDTTSRANGSVGGEITKRLVQTAQQQMGGQY, encoded by the coding sequence ATGGCAAACAATAATTCAAACCAGTTGGTCGTACCTGGTGCACAGCAGGCTCTTGACCAAATGAAAACAGAAATTGCCCAGGAGTTCGGTGTAAGCCTTGGTCCTGACACGACTTCCCGTGCAAACGGTTCAGTCGGTGGTGAAATCACTAAGCGTCTTGTTCAAACTGCACAGCAGCAAATGGGTGGACAATATTAA
- the fumC gene encoding class II fumarate hydratase: MDYRSEHDTFGEVKVPADKFWGAQTQRSKQNFPIGNETMPIEIVKAFSILKKSVAKVNYDLGILEKEKADAIAYAADKIQKGELNEHFPLVVWQTGSGTQSNMNVNEVIAYVGNEWLKEQNSDLKLHPNDDVNKSQSSNDTYPTAMHISFVLKLEQDVLPGVKQIKATLKEKMDAFMDIVKIGRTHLQDATPLTLGQEISGWHRMLEKSERMVQESLTYLRELAIGGTAVGTGLNAHPELSERVCETISTETGTNFISAPNKFHALTSHDETVHAHGALKALAADLMKIANDVRWLASGPRCGIGEITIPANEPGSSIMPGKVNPTQSEAVTMVSAQVMGNDATIGFAASQGNFELNVFKPVIAYNFLQSCQILADSMLSFDERCVQGIEPNQEKIDQYLNDSLMLVTALNPHIGYENAAKIAKTAFEEQKTLKETAVELGLLTEDQFEEYVNPKEMTYPK; the protein is encoded by the coding sequence ATGGATTATCGGAGTGAACATGATACGTTTGGAGAAGTGAAAGTACCGGCAGATAAATTCTGGGGAGCCCAGACGCAACGCAGTAAACAAAACTTTCCAATCGGTAACGAAACTATGCCTATTGAGATTGTAAAAGCTTTTTCAATCCTTAAAAAAAGCGTGGCCAAGGTAAACTACGACCTGGGAATTTTGGAAAAAGAGAAAGCAGATGCCATTGCATATGCAGCAGACAAAATTCAAAAAGGTGAACTGAATGAACATTTTCCGCTTGTTGTCTGGCAAACAGGCAGCGGCACGCAGTCCAATATGAACGTAAATGAAGTCATTGCATATGTCGGGAATGAGTGGCTGAAAGAACAGAATAGCGATTTAAAGCTTCATCCGAATGATGATGTCAATAAATCACAAAGTTCAAATGATACATATCCGACAGCAATGCATATTTCCTTTGTTTTGAAGCTGGAACAAGATGTCTTGCCGGGTGTAAAGCAAATTAAGGCGACTTTGAAAGAAAAAATGGATGCTTTCATGGATATCGTAAAGATCGGAAGAACCCACCTTCAGGATGCAACTCCATTAACACTCGGCCAAGAAATCAGCGGCTGGCACCGGATGCTGGAAAAGTCTGAACGGATGGTTCAGGAAAGCCTGACTTATTTGCGCGAATTGGCTATTGGCGGCACAGCTGTTGGGACAGGATTGAATGCGCATCCTGAATTGTCTGAGCGTGTTTGTGAAACGATAAGTACTGAAACAGGTACTAATTTCATATCTGCTCCAAATAAATTTCATGCATTGACAAGCCATGATGAAACAGTTCATGCCCATGGTGCATTAAAGGCCCTTGCTGCTGATTTGATGAAGATTGCCAACGATGTGCGCTGGCTTGCAAGCGGACCACGTTGCGGAATCGGTGAGATTACGATACCGGCAAATGAGCCTGGAAGTTCAATTATGCCTGGCAAAGTTAACCCGACACAAAGTGAAGCTGTTACGATGGTTTCTGCTCAGGTTATGGGGAACGATGCGACCATCGGATTTGCTGCAAGTCAAGGGAATTTTGAACTGAATGTATTCAAACCTGTGATCGCTTATAATTTCCTGCAATCCTGTCAGATCCTTGCTGATAGTATGCTATCTTTTGATGAACGGTGTGTGCAGGGGATTGAACCCAATCAGGAAAAGATTGATCAATACCTTAACGATTCTTTGATGCTTGTTACAGCTTTGAATCCGCACATCGGGTATGAAAATGCTGCGAAAATAGCTAAAACGGCTTTTGAAGAGCAAAAAACATTAAAAGAAACTGCTGTTGAATTAGGTCTGTTAACCGAGGACCAGTTTGAAGAATATGTTAACCCAAAAGAAATGACTTATCCAAAATAA
- a CDS encoding zinc dependent phospholipase C family protein, whose protein sequence is MPNIWTHMLFCEDVIDSIDNPNPFMQYDTFMKLGAQGPDPFFYHNFWPWIKNDPVKNIGNKLHTEQCGPILMDLIKKAKDMKPHVRAYIFGFVTHHILDRNTHPYIHYKAGYAGSDHQKLEVIIDTIMMEKYHKLKTWKAPVYKEIDVGKNLPDDIVFLLDNTMRAYYTELPAQDTNYIQKSYKDMKLALKLLKDPIGWKNTFFKSVVGPYSHRPIKGEVDYLNLNHQPWYHSATNEYHTESFVDLYCKSRDEGIAIMTEILMYWRAHSKASEQRLQSMIGNISYDTGEPLDLNLENRYCRPIV, encoded by the coding sequence ATGCCTAATATATGGACCCATATGCTTTTTTGTGAAGATGTCATCGATTCGATTGACAATCCAAATCCTTTTATGCAGTATGATACATTTATGAAATTAGGAGCTCAAGGTCCAGACCCTTTCTTTTATCATAATTTCTGGCCATGGATTAAAAACGATCCTGTCAAAAATATCGGGAACAAACTCCACACTGAGCAATGCGGCCCCATTTTAATGGATTTAATCAAGAAAGCTAAAGACATGAAACCTCATGTCCGTGCATATATTTTTGGCTTTGTGACACATCATATCCTTGATCGTAATACACACCCCTACATTCACTACAAGGCGGGATATGCCGGCAGTGACCACCAAAAACTTGAAGTGATTATTGATACCATCATGATGGAAAAATACCACAAGCTTAAAACGTGGAAAGCCCCTGTTTATAAAGAAATTGATGTTGGAAAAAATTTGCCGGATGACATCGTCTTTTTATTGGACAACACGATGCGAGCTTATTATACAGAGCTACCGGCTCAGGACACAAACTACATTCAAAAATCATACAAAGATATGAAGCTGGCACTTAAGCTTTTGAAAGATCCTATTGGATGGAAAAACACCTTTTTTAAGTCAGTGGTCGGGCCGTATTCCCATCGTCCAATCAAAGGTGAAGTGGATTACTTAAACTTGAATCATCAGCCATGGTATCACTCCGCCACTAATGAATACCATACAGAGAGCTTTGTGGACCTGTATTGTAAGAGCAGGGATGAAGGCATTGCCATTATGACAGAAATCCTCATGTACTGGCGCGCACATAGCAAAGCATCTGAACAAAGACTTCAGAGTATGATAGGAAATATCTCATACGATACAGGTGAACCACTTGATTTAAACCTGGAAAACCGATACTGCAGGCCCATTGTATAA
- a CDS encoding methyl-accepting chemotaxis protein: MRGHENILLRQNKIMIYILVFSVLLGFTAEIVVGAPKENIWAIGGGGAICIAFLTFLQVKQRLLDLIPYLAIVFIGVVSLIVIMSSNYVTNMLFVFFILAVSAISLSARTLATGGVLGLLLLAFFVSEKGEALGFTGRAATITIVFYVLIFAVLFMQVKTARKLLLASETAIEEGKKREELLQHQQKLMEESAVAVQQQMATMEKDSTDYTHSMNEMLAAFSDIAAASQQQADGATHISSETNQTNSRLDKMLGSFARSTQDGKELIDLSQAGESSLNKLTHTMSGFHQSFNELHKNMEQLVKHMKENSQFTADIQSIAEQTNLLALNASIEAARAGEAGNGFTVVAKEVRKLAEVSQQTAELIRNNLNAVEEDALNVREEMVHNTHQLNESQTYISEARNNFEHITKQLINFIQYLGYLQKQATEIQSASQSIDGSVDQLASLIEETTATIEELAAVVHQQVDRMNHLSRAIEETNQTAAALQT; the protein is encoded by the coding sequence ATGCGGGGTCATGAGAATATATTATTGCGACAGAACAAGATTATGATTTACATACTCGTCTTTTCAGTTTTACTCGGATTTACAGCGGAAATCGTTGTCGGGGCACCTAAAGAAAACATTTGGGCAATTGGTGGCGGCGGAGCCATTTGTATAGCTTTTTTAACGTTTCTACAAGTAAAGCAAAGACTGCTTGATCTTATTCCATATCTGGCCATTGTGTTCATTGGGGTGGTTTCACTTATTGTGATTATGAGCTCTAATTATGTAACAAATATGCTGTTTGTGTTTTTTATATTGGCTGTTTCAGCTATTTCTCTTTCAGCAAGAACGCTGGCAACCGGGGGCGTATTAGGACTTTTGCTGCTGGCATTTTTTGTTTCTGAAAAAGGGGAAGCGTTAGGCTTCACAGGGAGAGCAGCAACAATTACGATCGTTTTTTATGTCCTGATATTTGCCGTTCTTTTCATGCAGGTTAAAACTGCCCGTAAACTTTTGCTGGCGTCGGAAACGGCTATAGAGGAAGGAAAGAAGAGAGAGGAGCTGCTGCAGCATCAGCAAAAACTGATGGAAGAAAGTGCTGTAGCTGTTCAGCAGCAGATGGCAACGATGGAAAAAGACAGTACAGATTATACACATTCAATGAATGAAATGCTTGCAGCTTTTAGCGATATTGCGGCGGCAAGCCAGCAGCAGGCAGATGGTGCAACACATATTTCATCAGAAACCAATCAAACAAATTCACGTTTGGATAAGATGCTTGGTTCTTTTGCAAGAAGTACACAAGACGGAAAAGAATTGATCGACTTATCGCAAGCAGGGGAATCCTCTCTCAATAAACTTACTCATACTATGTCTGGTTTCCACCAGTCGTTTAACGAATTGCATAAAAATATGGAACAGCTTGTTAAACATATGAAAGAAAACAGTCAGTTTACAGCCGATATTCAAAGCATTGCAGAACAGACAAACCTCCTTGCACTGAATGCCAGTATTGAGGCGGCGAGAGCAGGGGAGGCCGGAAATGGTTTCACGGTTGTTGCCAAAGAAGTAAGGAAGCTTGCTGAAGTTTCACAGCAAACAGCCGAGTTGATCCGCAACAATTTAAATGCTGTCGAAGAAGATGCCTTGAATGTTCGCGAAGAAATGGTACATAACACACATCAGTTAAACGAAAGTCAGACATATATATCAGAAGCCAGGAATAACTTCGAACATATCACAAAACAGCTGATAAATTTCATTCAATATCTGGGTTATTTGCAAAAGCAAGCAACGGAGATTCAGTCAGCATCGCAATCTATTGACGGATCTGTTGATCAGTTGGCTTCGTTGATTGAGGAAACCACCGCAACGATAGAAGAACTGGCAGCAGTTGTTCATCAGCAGGTAGACCGGATGAACCATTTATCACGCGCTATTGAGGAAACAAATCAAACCGCGGCTGCGTTGCAAACATAA
- a CDS encoding IDEAL domain-containing protein translates to MPKQTAICTYVRYTGPMIRARREIPYELQVSARLIMDELCFNWNKAYLEEEINKAIDHGDRERFIELGLQYKPFIRE, encoded by the coding sequence ATGCCAAAACAAACAGCAATTTGCACGTACGTTCGTTACACTGGTCCGATGATTCGGGCGAGACGGGAGATCCCGTACGAACTGCAAGTGTCAGCCCGATTGATTATGGATGAACTATGTTTTAATTGGAACAAAGCATATTTGGAAGAAGAAATTAACAAAGCGATTGATCATGGAGACCGAGAACGCTTTATAGAGTTAGGGTTACAATACAAACCTTTTATACGGGAGTAA
- a CDS encoding MFS transporter, producing the protein MTHTNQSGVDQDKRRWAIISLASIPLIMTLGNSMLIPILPLMEKELGITALQSSYIITAYSIVAIILIPIAGFLSDRYGRKVIIVPALIITGIGGLVAGVASWKMDDPFMVILLGRILQGVGSSGAAPIVLPLVGDMFQRDEDASSTMGIIETSNTAGKVLSPILGSLLALVVWFLPFLSIPVFSLISVLLVIFLIKASDDQGEEEEPFTFKKYLQLIKDVFAEHARWLVAVFIIGAILMFILFGFLFYLSSVLEDQYGYTGVWKGLMLAVPLLALAVASYISGKKIKDDLKVMKWITFIGIILAGSAVVLIPLKASPVYLLAIFFVCGTGIGMSLPALDALITKSLEKDVRGIVTSIYSAMRFIGVAAGPPVIAFLMTKEIAWIAGLLAVFALGAGWLAYRNIKP; encoded by the coding sequence ATGACACATACCAATCAGTCCGGTGTGGATCAGGATAAAAGAAGATGGGCAATCATTTCTTTAGCTTCCATACCGTTGATTATGACGCTTGGCAATTCAATGCTGATTCCAATTTTGCCGCTTATGGAAAAGGAACTCGGCATTACTGCACTGCAATCAAGTTATATTATCACTGCCTATTCAATCGTCGCCATTATTCTGATACCTATTGCCGGGTTCTTATCAGATCGGTACGGCCGGAAAGTCATCATTGTTCCAGCGTTGATTATCACTGGCATTGGCGGTCTGGTAGCAGGAGTTGCTTCCTGGAAAATGGATGATCCATTCATGGTGATTTTACTTGGAAGGATCCTGCAAGGTGTTGGATCTTCCGGAGCGGCCCCAATTGTTCTTCCACTTGTTGGAGATATGTTTCAGCGGGATGAAGATGCAAGTTCTACTATGGGCATTATCGAAACGTCCAACACGGCCGGCAAAGTTCTCAGTCCCATTCTTGGGTCACTTCTAGCACTGGTCGTATGGTTTTTGCCATTCCTGTCCATTCCGGTATTCAGTCTTATATCTGTTTTGCTGGTTATATTTTTAATAAAAGCAAGTGATGATCAGGGTGAGGAAGAAGAGCCATTTACATTTAAAAAATATCTTCAATTAATTAAAGATGTATTTGCTGAACATGCCAGATGGCTGGTGGCCGTCTTTATAATCGGTGCCATATTAATGTTTATATTGTTTGGCTTTTTGTTTTATTTATCCAGTGTTCTTGAAGATCAGTATGGATACACAGGGGTATGGAAGGGTTTAATGCTGGCTGTTCCGTTGCTCGCTCTTGCAGTAGCATCATACATTTCCGGAAAAAAAATAAAAGACGATCTGAAAGTAATGAAGTGGATCACATTTATCGGTATTATCCTGGCAGGTAGTGCAGTGGTTTTAATTCCTCTTAAAGCTTCACCTGTATATTTGCTGGCCATTTTCTTTGTTTGCGGAACAGGCATAGGCATGTCGCTGCCTGCACTTGATGCTTTAATTACAAAGAGTCTTGAGAAAGATGTGAGAGGCATTGTAACTTCAATTTACAGTGCAATGCGTTTCATAGGTGTTGCAGCAGGCCCGCCGGTCATTGCGTTTTTAATGACAAAAGAAATTGCATGGATTGCTGGTTTGCTTGCGGTGTTTGCACTTGGAGCGGGGTGGCTCGCATACAGAAATATTAAACCATAG
- a CDS encoding cation diffusion facilitator family transporter, producing MNRADDLKKGERGAWVSIIAYLILAFAKIFISYVGQSHALRADGLNNATDVIASVAVLIGLRISRRPPDEDHHYGHYRAETIASLFAGFVMAAVGLQVIVNTVQKLFVSGHTQPSMLATWVALGGAITMYAVYRFNLNLSRKVDSTSLHAAAQDNRSDALVSIGAFLGITGAQFGIFWLDPLTGLIVGLIICKTAWDIFSDSAHALTDGFDEQLIREIEESIAQVSDVKKVEDVKGRIHGNMPLIDITILVDPEMNVKKSHDITMRVEQLLEDKHGVSHAHIHIEPFEKKPKT from the coding sequence ATGAATAGGGCTGATGACTTAAAAAAAGGGGAAAGAGGCGCTTGGGTCAGTATTATCGCCTACTTAATACTGGCATTCGCAAAAATTTTTATATCATATGTTGGACAATCCCATGCTTTAAGAGCTGACGGGTTGAACAATGCTACCGATGTTATTGCCTCCGTCGCAGTCCTCATCGGGCTGAGAATCTCCCGGCGCCCCCCTGATGAAGATCATCACTATGGGCACTACCGTGCAGAAACAATTGCTTCCTTATTCGCTGGGTTTGTTATGGCAGCCGTTGGTTTACAGGTCATTGTAAATACCGTGCAAAAGTTGTTTGTTTCTGGTCATACACAACCAAGCATGCTGGCAACTTGGGTCGCTCTCGGCGGCGCAATTACCATGTATGCCGTTTACAGATTTAACTTGAATTTATCCCGTAAAGTTGACAGCACTTCACTGCATGCTGCTGCACAAGATAATCGTTCAGATGCCTTGGTGAGTATTGGTGCCTTTCTTGGAATCACAGGGGCACAGTTTGGTATATTCTGGCTTGACCCACTGACAGGGCTGATCGTTGGACTGATCATTTGTAAAACAGCTTGGGATATTTTCAGTGACTCCGCCCATGCTTTAACAGACGGATTTGATGAACAGTTGATAAGGGAAATAGAAGAAAGCATTGCACAAGTTTCTGATGTGAAGAAAGTGGAAGATGTTAAAGGTCGGATTCATGGAAATATGCCACTAATTGATATTACCATTCTCGTTGATCCAGAAATGAACGTGAAAAAAAGTCATGATATTACTATGCGTGTAGAGCAGCTGCTGGAAGATAAACACGGGGTTTCACACGCTCATATACACATCGAACCATTTGAAAAAAAGCCAAAAACATAG
- a CDS encoding GNAT family N-acetyltransferase, which produces MYTIRKARDEDAAAIADVHIRSWKNTYQELIDEQDLSNTTYENRKTLWETVLRVQKPNQCTLVIEQDGKIVGFVSGGPERTKRFKHDCEIYTIYLLDAYQKQGLGTRLLKAFATEMKAFGFSSLLVWILTQNPSSRFYERYKAEPVGKEATTIGEGTYQETAYGWDTLDELLHMLNQPV; this is translated from the coding sequence ATGTATACCATACGCAAAGCCCGGGATGAAGACGCTGCAGCGATTGCTGATGTTCATATCCGGAGTTGGAAAAATACCTATCAAGAGCTTATAGATGAACAGGACTTATCGAATACAACATATGAAAACCGGAAAACTTTATGGGAAACAGTGCTTCGGGTACAGAAGCCCAATCAGTGCACATTAGTGATCGAACAGGATGGAAAGATTGTAGGATTCGTTTCTGGGGGGCCTGAACGTACAAAACGATTTAAACACGATTGTGAAATCTATACGATTTATTTACTTGATGCTTATCAGAAACAGGGACTCGGAACTCGCTTGTTGAAAGCTTTTGCCACAGAAATGAAAGCGTTTGGCTTTAGTTCTTTGCTCGTCTGGATCTTAACACAGAATCCATCCAGCCGGTTTTATGAGCGATACAAGGCAGAGCCTGTTGGAAAAGAAGCAACAACAATTGGAGAAGGCACATATCAAGAAACAGCATACGGCTGGGATACACTGGATGAATTGCTTCATATGCTGAATCAGCCGGTGTAA
- a CDS encoding AzlD domain-containing protein, with protein MIFIIILGMALVTMIPRMIPAIIVEKLEFRDWVNRWLNAVPYAALGALIFPGIMSVNTDNPSIGLLGGLVAVGLALLGLNVIIVVFGAIATVFLLSM; from the coding sequence ATGATTTTTATCATCATTTTAGGTATGGCACTTGTGACAATGATTCCCAGGATGATTCCTGCCATTATCGTTGAAAAACTAGAGTTTCGCGATTGGGTCAACAGATGGTTGAATGCGGTTCCTTATGCAGCGCTTGGTGCTCTGATTTTTCCGGGAATTATGTCTGTGAATACCGATAATCCATCCATAGGGCTGCTTGGAGGGCTTGTTGCTGTTGGTCTCGCCTTGCTTGGTCTAAATGTGATCATTGTTGTTTTTGGAGCCATTGCGACCGTTTTTCTTTTGTCCATGTAA